The following are encoded in a window of Nocardioides houyundeii genomic DNA:
- a CDS encoding YciI family protein: protein MTRGRAARVALDGRQTMTKYAIYFHQQWVGDHSEEWFRSRVQPSTAVVEEMKEAGVLLFAGGLVEDMSQAFSADGTSGTMVVTDGPYTETTEHLGGLTIIEVPDVEEARKWAAKIAEGCGWPQEVREVM, encoded by the coding sequence ATGACGCGAGGCAGGGCCGCACGGGTGGCCCTGGACGGGAGACAGACCATGACCAAGTACGCCATCTACTTCCACCAGCAATGGGTCGGTGACCACTCCGAGGAGTGGTTTCGCAGCCGCGTCCAGCCGTCCACAGCTGTCGTCGAGGAGATGAAGGAGGCAGGGGTCTTGTTGTTTGCCGGTGGCCTGGTGGAGGACATGTCGCAGGCGTTCAGCGCCGATGGCACCAGCGGCACCATGGTGGTGACTGACGGCCCCTACACCGAGACCACGGAGCATCTCGGCGGGCTGACCATCATCGAGGTTCCGGACGTCGAGGAGGCGCGGAAGTGGGCTGCCAAGATCGCCGAGGGGTGTGGATGGCCCCAAGAGGTCCGCGAGGTCATGTAG
- a CDS encoding winged helix-turn-helix transcriptional regulator: MSKYEKTCLIRGDGGRAIRGVLDRIGDKWSLLVVATLDGPALRFSELQTRIPGISQRMLTRTVRSLERDGLVSRTVYAEVPPRVEYELTATGRTLIEPAVTLAEWAVDHNPEIERNQASYDANAE, from the coding sequence GAAGTACGAGAAGACCTGCCTGATCCGGGGCGACGGCGGACGGGCGATCCGCGGAGTCCTCGATCGGATCGGGGACAAGTGGTCCTTGCTGGTCGTGGCCACGTTGGACGGACCGGCACTGCGGTTCTCCGAGCTGCAGACCCGGATCCCGGGCATTTCGCAGCGGATGCTGACCCGGACCGTCCGTAGCCTGGAGCGCGACGGCCTGGTGTCCCGCACTGTCTACGCCGAAGTCCCGCCGCGGGTTGAGTACGAGCTCACCGCGACCGGCCGGACGCTGATCGAGCCCGCCGTGACCCTCGCCGAGTGGGCCGTGGACCATAACCCGGAGATCGAGCGAAACCAGGCCAGCTACGACGCCAACGCCGAGTAG